A stretch of Gouania willdenowi chromosome 21, fGouWil2.1, whole genome shotgun sequence DNA encodes these proteins:
- the trim13 gene encoding tripartite motif-containing 13, with amino-acid sequence MEQLKEELTCPICCGLFEDPRVLLCSHSFCKKCLEGLLEGNRGPIFRAPIKCPTCRKESPHNGANSLQINYSLRGIVEKFKEIKVMPNMSVCKQHSDQPLNMFCATDSRLICGFCATTVEHSGHRFRSLEDGYAQEKDAFEKLLHGVKSWQSADILSCLETLQTSKKRALQSVSKDAEKVSDYFDKLISSLECKKNEILSDFETLKLVVMQAYDPEITALSAALEEQKQAISMAESFRGVSDPLDFLQQMQEFREKFKLLQDTSIPPEKNRDVCPHVRNFDVKKWDSLRLGDVDKMSVPHESGSYRTGDTRTTRNRWRVLVLSLVLVLPVLVFLLLSPHTAHVTSQFEASLCGLSQYVSHSALHLQGMTDMCVTFISEGPKYIGKFTESAYNFVSYYYQ; translated from the coding sequence ATGGAGCAGCTGAAAGAAGAGCTGACCTGTCCGATCTGCTGCGGTCTCTTTGAGGACCCACGGGTCTTATTGTGCTCGCACAGCTTCTGCAAAAAGTGCCTGGAGGGACTCTTGGAGGGAAACCGAGGTCCAATTTTCAGGGCACCTATCAAGTGTCCCACATGCCGCAAGGAGTCCCCTCACAACGGTGCCAACAGCCTGCAGATCAACTACTCCCTGCGCGGAATAGTGGAGAAGTTCAAAGAAATAAAAGTCATGCccaatatgtctgtgtgtaaaCAACACAGCGATCAGCCGCTCAATATGTTTTGCGCCACAGACTCGAGGCTCATCTGCGGATTCTGCGCCACCACGGTGGAGCACAGCGGGCACAGGTTCCGCTCCCTGGAGGACGGCTACGCACAGGAGAAGGACGCGTTTGAAAAGTTGCTGCACGGAGTGAAAAGCTGGCAGAGCGCGGACATCCTGTCCTGCCTGGAGACACTGCAGACCAGTAAGAAACGCGCGCTCCAGTCCGTGAGCAAAGACGCAGAGAAGGTGAGCGATTATTTTGACAAACTCATCAGCAGCCTCGAGTGCAAGAAGAACGAGATCCTGTCGGACTTTGAGACTCTGAAGCTGGTGGTGATGCAGGCTTACGACCCGGAGATCACCGCGCTGAGCGCAGCGCTGGAGGAGCAGAAGCAGGCGATCAGCATGGCGGAGTCCTTCAGGGGGGTCTCAGACCCTCTGGACTTTCTGCAGCAGATGCAGGAGTTCAGAGAGAAGTTCAAGCTTCTCCAGGACACTTCTATCCCACCTGAGAAAAACAGAGACGTGTGTCCTCATGTGCGCAATTTTGACGTTAAAAAGTGGGATTCACTGAGACTTGGAGACGTGGACAAGATGTCAGTGCCACATGAGAGCGGCTCCTATAGGACAGGGGACACGCGCACGACGCGGAACAGGTGGAGGGTCCTGGTCCTGTCCTTGGTTTTAGTTCTGCCAGTTTTagttttcctgctgctgtcaccACACACAGCACATGTGACGTCCCAGTTTGAAGCATCCCTGTGCGGGCTTTCCCAGTATGTGTCCCACAGCGCGCTGCACCTGCAGGGGATGACGGATATGTGCGTAACTTTTATATCTGAAGGTCCCAAGTACATAGGAAAGTTCACAGAATCTGCTTACAACTTTGTAAGTTACTATTATCAGTGa